One genomic window of Erinaceus europaeus chromosome 7, mEriEur2.1, whole genome shotgun sequence includes the following:
- the CNPY2 gene encoding protein canopy homolog 2, producing the protein MKGWGWLALLLGALLGTTWARRSQDLHCGACRALVDELEWEIAQVDPKKTIQMGSFRINPDGSQSVVEVPYARSEAHLTELLEEICDRMKEYGEQIDPSTHRKNYVRVIGRTGDSNKLDLQGIRIDSDISGTLKFACESIVEEYEDELIEFFSRESDNVKDKLCSKRTDLCDHALHISHDEL; encoded by the exons ATGAAAGGTTGGGGCTGGCTGGCCCTGCTTCTGGGGGCCTTGCTGGGAACTACCTGGGCTCGGAGGAGTCAGGATCTCCACTGTGGAG CTTGCAGGGCTCTGGTGGATGAATTAGAATGGGAAATTGCCCAGGTGGATCCTAAGAAGACCATTCAGATGGGATCATTCCGGATCAATCCAGATGGCAGCCAGTCAGTAGTGGAG GTGCCTTATGCTCGCTCAGAGGCCCACCTCACAGAGCTGCTAGAAGAGATATGTGACCGAATGAAGGAGTATGGGGAGCAGATTGACCCTTCCACCCATCGCAAGAACTATGTACGAGTAATAGGCCGGACTGGAGACTCCAATAAGCTGGACCTACAGGGCATTCGAATTGATTCTGATATCAGCGGCACCCTCAAGTTTGCG TGTGAGAGCATTGTGGAGGAATATGAGGATGAACTCATTGAATTTTTTTCCCGAGAGTCTGACAATGTTAAAGACAAGCTTTGTAGTAAGCGAACAG ATCTATGTGACCATGCCCTGCACATATCGCATGATGAGCTATGA